The Thermobifida halotolerans sequence TCCGCCGCTTCGAGGTGGCGGTGACGGCGGCGGTGTCCCTCGCGGTGCTGTTCGGGGGAGTGGCGGTCGAGACCAGGGTGACGCAGGAGGTGCTGCGCGCCGAGTTCGACCGCTACGGCGCGGTCCCGGTGCTGCGCCACCCCGACTGGGAACTGGCGGTCGTCGAGCCGTCCTCCGACACCGGGGAGATGAGGCTGGAGTACCACCGCTCCGGGAACGTTGAGGCGGCCCCGGTCGTCATCCAGGTCTACCGTCAGGGGGCCGACGCGCGGTGGCCGGAGGAGGAGCCCAAGGCGGAGGAGGGCTACCAGGTCACCGAGGGGGAGAAGTACACCCTGGTGGAGCACGAGCAGTACGGCACGAGCCTGCGCCTGACCCTGGACCTGGGCACCCAGGCGCAGGTCATCCAGCCCGGAGACGAGCCGGGGACGGAACTGATCACGCTGGCCGGGTACTTCGGGACGGCCACCGACGCCGAGCGGGCCGAGTTGCGCGGCACGGTCGGCCGGATCGGGTTCCCCGGATGAGCGGTGGAGTGCCCCGTCATCGAGGTACGGCTCCCAGCGGCGGCGGGCGGCGCGAGGGGGAGCACGGCGGCGTGGCAGGCGGACACGGCCAGCGGCACCGGCACTTCTGACCGCATCCGCACGATGGCGGGCGCTCCGGTGAAGACCAGCACACAGGCGGCGGCCGCGACCGCCGCTCCAGAACCTCGGGGACGCGAACGCGGACCCCGACGCGAACAGGCCGGGCGGTATCGCCGCGTGCTCTTGGGCGCCGGTCGCGGCAGGGCGGCACGGCCGCTTGACCGTCGGCGTGTCCTCCGGAGAGGCTCCCGGCATGCGACTGCTCATCATCTCCGACACCCACCTGCCGCGCAGAGCCCGGGACCTGCCCGAGCAGGTGTGGGCCGAGGTGGACCGCGCCGACGTCGTCGTGCACGCCGGAGACTGGTGCGACCTGGCCGCCCTGGAGCGGCTCGCGGGACGCGCCCGCCGCCTCGTCGGTGTGTACGGCAACAACGACGGTCCCGAACTGCGCGCCCGGCTGCCCGAGGTCGCTCGGGAGACCCTGGAGGGGGTGCGGTTGGCCGTGGTGCACGAGACCGGTCCGGCCAGGGGGCGGGAGCGGCGCTGCGCCGCGCGCTTCCCCGACGCCGACGTCCTGGTGTTCGGCCACTCCCACATCCCGTGGGACAGCACCGCCGACACCGGACTGCGGCTGCTCAACCCCGGGTCGCCCACCGACCGCCGTCGCCAGCCGTACCACACCTACCTGACGGCCCGCGTCCTCGACGGAACGCTGGGCGAGGTGCGGCTGCACCGGATCGGGGAGGCGGGCGGACCGGAGGCGGTCGGGGAGTGAACCGTGGCGGTCGCGGGACGTGGCCGGTCAGGACTCCTCGTCGGTGACACGTCGGGCGAGGTCGCGGTCGCGGCCCACCCGCACCAGTCCGGCGAGGAAGGGAGCCAGGTCGTCGCCGTCGACCAGCCGTGCCAGCGCGTCGGCGTCGCCCGGCAGGCCGACCCGCTCCGCGCCGTCGCGTGTCGCCGGGTCGACGTAGGGACGCAGCCACGCCCAGACGTGCTGGACCTCCCGGCAGAAGATGTTCGCCCCGGTGGGGCCGATGCCGGGAAAGCCGCGCAGGTCCTTTTCCAGGGCGTGCACGTCCCGTTGCTCCGTCCCGGGCAGTCTCCGCAGATCGCCCCCGTACTCGTCGACCGCCTTGCGGGCGCAGTCGCCGAGCCGGGTGGCGGTGCTCTCGTCGTAGCGGACGTAGTGGCCGCGCCCCAGGGCGTCCACGCGTTCCTGCCAGTCCAGGTCGAGCATGCCCTTGGCGGTGGTGCCGCCCGCCGCGTTCAGCTCCCGTGCGGCGGCCGTCGCGATGTCGGCGGAGATGCGCGCGCTCAGCAGGTTGGCGAGGACCAGCAGTTGCCACAGGGGCGCGGGGCGGTCCGCCAGTCGGATTCCAGCGTCCGAGCAGGACAGTCTCCCGGCCAGACGCAGCACCCGCCCGGCCCGTTCGGCATCCGTGCGCACCGTGTCACCTCCGCGGTGTGCGGTGGTCCGTGGTCACCCCCCGACTGCCCGCGGGAGCGCGTGTCATGCGGCGGGCCGGGGGAACGGGCCGCACCGCCGCGCCTTGTGCGGGTCCCACGGTTCCCGCCGGTCCCAGCCGCGGAAGAGGAAAAGGAAGGTGAATCCTTCTCGTTCCTCCGTCTGAGGTGTGACGGCCGTCTTCGCGGTGGGCACCGGCCTGGGGTGGCCGGTGTCCTTGCCCTCATCCGCTCGTGGAGGCGTGCCTGGACTCGGCGCCGGGGCGCCTCGACCAGTCACGGCCAGCCGGTGGTCGCCCGCTCCGGGGGGCCGGGGTGGAATACCCCGCCTTCCCCGGGACCTCCGAAAAGGACCCGCACCCACAACAGATCCCAACGCTCAAACCCCAATCAGTGTGCTGTATTGGATAAGGGCGAGTGTCAGGATCGGAGCGATTTCCCTTTCCAAGGTGAACGGAGACCGCAACGAGGGGCGACGGAACTCACGATGCTCGCCGAAGACGGCGGGTCGGGCGACAGGGGCTGCTGCTGACCGGCTCCGACATGGGAGAACTGGAGAACCTGCTGCCGGGCGGGACCCTGGTGCGCATCTCCGCCGAGGCGGTGCTTCGGGCGGTCGACCACCACCGGACGCCCCGGTCCCGGCCGGTGGGCGACGCGGAATTCGATCGGCTCTCCACCGATTTCCGCTACACCGCCTTCCGGCCGGAGATCCTCCAGCGCTACAAGGCGGACCACGAGAGGGAGCCTTTCCGCGGATTCCCCGCGGGCGGATCCTGGCTCCTCCCCGACGGCGGCGTGTGTGTCACCGGCACCGAGGCCGAATCCGTGCCACGCCACCGCCTGGCGGTGTACTGGGCGCATCAGGCGTCCCCATCGCGTCGACGGAGATCTCTGAGCCGACCTGTGCGGCCCCTGCTGCCAGCGTCCTCGGCCCGCCCGGTCCCTGGCGATCAGCCGAAGACCACTGCCCGGCCCCGCCGCAGGGGAAGGCGCGAAGCGGATGATCCTGGATGTGCTCTCCACGCAGGAGGCGGTCGACCCGCTCGGGAGGAGCGCCAGGGGAGGCCAGCGGGGCCCGCACCGCCTTCGCCGCGGCGGAGAACCTCCGCCTGGCGTGGGATCCGAGGGGGAGCGGTTGCGGGCACGCGCCGAACGCCTCGACGCGGGCGGCTGACCGTCAGCCGCCCCTGCCCCCGCGCCCGCCGCGGTCGACCGTGCCGTACGGAGCAGGCCCCGGGCGGCCCCGGGCGGGGCGGCGCCGCCCCGAGGAATTCTGCGTCTCTTGACGAACCGGTCGCACGGAAAAAGCGGAGAAAAGGAACAGTCCTCGTTTTTGGGTGTTGTCTGAATTGGTGGCCGCTGTTAGTCTCAAAAAAATTTTTGTCTTTAGCAGGAGAGTCGTTGAGACGGAAAGCGGTAGAGCTCACGATGTCTGACAGAGGCGAGAAAACGGACGGAACCGGCGGGCGGGCCGTCTACATCACCGAAGCCGACGAGACGGCGGAGCAGGGAGCCCTGCTGGCCGCTGTCGACGAGGGCGACCTGGACAACCTGCTGGCGGGCGAGACCGAGGAGCACATCGCGCCCGAGGCGGTGCTCCGGGCGTTCGAGCTCTACCAGGAGAACCTGCGGGCGTGAGCCCTCCCAACGCCGTGGCCGCCGAGGCGGCGGTGCGCAGACCGCGTGGTCTCCGCCGGTTCTCCGCAGACCGGTCCGGGAGGGACGCAGACCGTCTCCGGAAGGTGAGCCCCGAAACCGGGGGCGGGGAGCGCCGCGGCCGGGACGGTGTGCTCAACCGACCCCGAGCGCCCTCAGGCCCGCCGTGGTCGCCGCCGCGACCACGAGCACCACGAGGAAGGGCGCGCGCAGCAGCAGGGCCACGACGGCGGCGGCCATGCCGCCCAACCGGGACAGGTCGACCACCAGGCGGTCCGCGTCGGCCACGGTCTGCAGGGCGATGAGCGCGGCCAGCAGCGCGACCGGGACGGCCATGGCGAACCGGCGCACGGCGGGACGCTCCAGCACCGCGCGGGGAGCGGCCAGCCCCGCGTACTTGAGCAGGTAGCAGCCGACTCCGGTGACCACCACCGCGGCCCACAGCATCACTTCCCGCTCCTCTCCGTCGCGTCGTCCTTTCCGTCGCCCAGGGCGATCAGGGCCGCGATCGAGGCCAGCAGCACCGGCACGCCCGGCGGCAGCAGCGGGGTGGCGGCCAGCGCGATCGCCGCGCCCAGCAGTGCGACGACGAGGGTGCGCCCGCCCTCCCTCAGGCGCGGCCACAGCAGGGCCAGGAAGGTCGCCGGGCCGACCACGTCCAGACCGAAGGTGCTGGGGTCGCCGATGCTCTCGGTGGCGACCGCGCCGACGAGTGTGGTGGTGTTCCACAGCAGGAACAGGGTGGCGAAGGTGGTGGTGAAGCCCGCGCGGACGTCCGCTCGACCGTTCTGGGCCAGCGCCACGGCCGTGGTCTCGTCGATCACCCCGTGCGCGGCGAGCGCCCGCCCGGGGCCGCGCCAGTCGAGCAGTTCGCCCAGCCGCAGCCCGTACAGCGTGTTGCGGAAGCCCAGCAGCAGCGCGCCCACGGCTCCGGCGACGAGGTTGCCGCCCCCCGCGACCACCCCGACCAGTGCGAACTGGGACGCTCCGGTGAACGCCAGCAGGCTGAGCACGCACGCCTGCGCCACCGACAGGCCGGAGGTGACCGCGGTCGTGCCGAAGGCGAGCCCGGAGAAGCCGACGGCGACACCCACACCGAGACCGTCGCGGACGGGCGTTCTGCGGACCAGGGAGGACAGTTGGGGGAGCAGGGTGGGACGGTTCACGCCAGTGAACCTAACCGACCCGTCGACTTCACCGGGAACCAGGTCGGGCTATCGTCGTGGCGTGCTGGACATCGTCATCGCCCGCAGTGAGCGGGAGCGCGCGGCCGTCTTCGTCATCCGGGGTGCGGTCTTCGTCGCGGAGCAGGACGTGCCCATCGAGGAGGAGTGGGACGAACGCGACGCGGCGGCCGACCACTTCCTGGCACTGGTGGACGGCGTGCCGGTGGGGACGGGGCGCCTGCTCGTCCGCGGTGCGGAGGGGGTGCTGGGGCGGCTGGCGGTGCTGCGGCGGGCCAGGGGGTCGGGCGTGGGCGCGGCGCTGGTGGGCGCGGCCGAGGAACGGGCCGCGCGACGCGGTCTGGTCGCGGTCGAACTGCACGCCCAGACCCACGCGCTCGGCTTCTACGAACGGCTCGGCTACACCGCCTACGGACCGGAGTTCGAGGAGGCGGGCATCGCCCACCGCGGTATGCGCAAGGAGTTGCCGCGGCGCCGCGGGTGAGACCGCGGGCGGGCCGCCGAGGCCGAGGGGAGACGAATCCGACAGAACTCCGCTCGGGTTTTTCGGTCCCCCGAGTGGCCCCCGAAACTACCCACGAGTAACATTTCGTGTGGTCGCGGCGACCCGCGCCGAGTCGATCCTGACGAGAGGGCTGACGACATCCCATGACGGTCGATGCACATCCGATCGCGGACCTGCCGAACCCGGCCGACTACGGGTTCACCGTGATCGAACGCCAGGAGCTTCCCGCCGATCTGCTGACCCTGGTCGACCGGGTGCGCGAACTGGTCGACGCCGTCGCACACACCGAGGCCGATCCCGCCGAACTGGCCGCCGCGAGTCGGACGGTCAGCGAGCTCACCGAACGGCTCGGCGCCCGGCGCCGCCCCGTCGGCGCCATGACGCGCCAGGACTGGGAGGGTGGCCGCGTCGACTACAACACCCTCGCCAACGCGGTGAGCGGTGTGACCAACCCCGTGGCGCCGCTGCGCAACCTGCGCGTGGAGGAC is a genomic window containing:
- a CDS encoding GNAT family N-acetyltransferase yields the protein MLDIVIARSERERAAVFVIRGAVFVAEQDVPIEEEWDERDAAADHFLALVDGVPVGTGRLLVRGAEGVLGRLAVLRRARGSGVGAALVGAAEERAARRGLVAVELHAQTHALGFYERLGYTAYGPEFEEAGIAHRGMRKELPRRRG
- a CDS encoding endonuclease, giving the protein MRTDAERAGRVLRLAGRLSCSDAGIRLADRPAPLWQLLVLANLLSARISADIATAAARELNAAGGTTAKGMLDLDWQERVDALGRGHYVRYDESTATRLGDCARKAVDEYGGDLRRLPGTEQRDVHALEKDLRGFPGIGPTGANIFCREVQHVWAWLRPYVDPATRDGAERVGLPGDADALARLVDGDDLAPFLAGLVRVGRDRDLARRVTDEES
- a CDS encoding PaaI family thioesterase: MTVDAHPIADLPNPADYGFTVIERQELPADLLTLVDRVRELVDAVAHTEADPAELAAASRTVSELTERLGARRRPVGAMTRQDWEGGRVDYNTLANAVSGVTNPVAPLRNLRVEDGGLRAETTLNGAYEGPPGLVHGGWVAALLDQVLGETSAVFGRMGLTANLTVDYRRPTPLNTPLTVVSRITGVERRKVFVSGEIRCAGEITAEGSAIMVRVAIPEV
- a CDS encoding metallophosphoesterase family protein, with amino-acid sequence MRLLIISDTHLPRRARDLPEQVWAEVDRADVVVHAGDWCDLAALERLAGRARRLVGVYGNNDGPELRARLPEVARETLEGVRLAVVHETGPARGRERRCAARFPDADVLVFGHSHIPWDSTADTGLRLLNPGSPTDRRRQPYHTYLTARVLDGTLGEVRLHRIGEAGGPEAVGE
- a CDS encoding AzlC family ABC transporter permease; this translates as MNRPTLLPQLSSLVRRTPVRDGLGVGVAVGFSGLAFGTTAVTSGLSVAQACVLSLLAFTGASQFALVGVVAGGGNLVAGAVGALLLGFRNTLYGLRLGELLDWRGPGRALAAHGVIDETTAVALAQNGRADVRAGFTTTFATLFLLWNTTTLVGAVATESIGDPSTFGLDVVGPATFLALLWPRLREGGRTLVVALLGAAIALAATPLLPPGVPVLLASIAALIALGDGKDDATERSGK
- a CDS encoding AzlD domain-containing protein — protein: MMLWAAVVVTGVGCYLLKYAGLAAPRAVLERPAVRRFAMAVPVALLAALIALQTVADADRLVVDLSRLGGMAAAVVALLLRAPFLVVLVVAAATTAGLRALGVG
- a CDS encoding DUF456 domain-containing protein, with the translated sequence MTLPVSSPSDPASRTPERPPPWWRRVLGALLLAAASAVMAVAALAAVAAPVDLLRGDGYGMLSPGALAASAVVAILVLLGLWVLCGWTLRRFGVRRASALAGFVLVVPVGYAVARVALFGPVDTLWWASAFAAVSGALVFATAVGLRRFEVAVTAAVSLAVLFGGVAVETRVTQEVLRAEFDRYGAVPVLRHPDWELAVVEPSSDTGEMRLEYHRSGNVEAAPVVIQVYRQGADARWPEEEPKAEEGYQVTEGEKYTLVEHEQYGTSLRLTLDLGTQAQVIQPGDEPGTELITLAGYFGTATDAERAELRGTVGRIGFPG